One window of the Burkholderia ubonensis subsp. mesacidophila genome contains the following:
- a CDS encoding RtcB family protein yields MSTFPRLKKALQRQGIRVDYQAGVYHLRNEQSQASVLLPAALPLEEKAVRQLLSFAAVRSPDHRHGVCKACATPDFHPGGIAPVGSIVATDDAFVIPAAVGTDINCGMRLLTTGLKRSSLAPLESRIVERLTRAILADHRDVPVNGAAFRALFDTGPEAFVDRVAPQGIWQQVDRDRLVRELSACIGLDRFDGSSKYAPDAHVGARETFRDPCLGTPGSGNHFVELQVVDEVLDRHAAYRAGLARDDVVVMIHSGSRDVGFYVGRRWMDRARAAWPAGLKHPESGLYGLSGELAREYLAAMGTAARYAWLNRVVLAEMVRKELAELTGAANSTLVVDVPHNVVLREDGMNIHRKGATPAREGDLALIPGSMGDASFLVTGLGHPDWLWSCSHGAGRSVRRQAVRRLRTERAPGAWTCVTLREERRIEEAPEAYKPIGPVIDAQEQAGLIRSAVRLKPWITFKA; encoded by the coding sequence ATGTCTACTTTTCCCCGCTTGAAAAAAGCCTTGCAACGGCAAGGCATCCGCGTCGACTACCAGGCCGGCGTCTACCACCTGCGCAACGAACAGTCGCAGGCCTCCGTGCTGTTGCCCGCCGCCTTGCCGCTCGAGGAGAAGGCGGTGCGGCAACTGCTGTCCTTCGCGGCGGTGCGTTCGCCCGATCATCGCCACGGCGTCTGCAAGGCGTGCGCGACGCCGGACTTTCATCCGGGCGGCATCGCGCCCGTCGGATCGATCGTCGCGACCGACGACGCGTTCGTGATTCCCGCCGCGGTCGGCACCGACATCAACTGCGGGATGCGCCTGCTGACGACCGGACTCAAGCGGTCGTCGCTCGCGCCGCTCGAATCGCGCATCGTCGAGCGCCTGACCCGCGCGATCCTGGCGGACCACCGGGATGTGCCGGTCAACGGCGCCGCATTCCGGGCGCTGTTCGACACGGGCCCGGAGGCGTTCGTCGATCGTGTCGCGCCGCAGGGCATCTGGCAGCAGGTCGATCGCGACCGGCTCGTGCGCGAGCTGTCTGCGTGCATCGGTCTCGACCGGTTCGACGGCAGCTCGAAGTACGCGCCGGACGCGCACGTCGGGGCCCGGGAAACGTTTCGCGATCCGTGCCTCGGCACGCCGGGTTCGGGCAATCATTTCGTCGAGCTGCAGGTCGTCGACGAGGTGCTCGACCGGCATGCGGCCTATCGCGCCGGGCTCGCGCGTGACGACGTCGTCGTGATGATCCACAGCGGCTCGCGCGATGTCGGCTTCTACGTCGGGCGGCGCTGGATGGATCGTGCGCGTGCGGCCTGGCCGGCGGGCTTGAAGCATCCGGAGAGCGGCCTGTATGGACTCTCCGGGGAGCTGGCGCGCGAGTATCTGGCCGCAATGGGCACGGCCGCGCGTTATGCGTGGCTGAATCGCGTGGTGCTCGCCGAGATGGTGCGCAAGGAACTCGCCGAGCTGACGGGCGCGGCGAATTCGACACTGGTCGTGGACGTTCCGCACAACGTCGTGCTTCGGGAGGACGGGATGAATATCCATCGCAAGGGCGCCACGCCGGCCCGCGAAGGCGACCTCGCGTTGATCCCGGGGTCAATGGGCGACGCGTCGTTCCTGGTGACGGGGCTCGGTCATCCGGACTGGCTGTGGTCCTGCAGCCACGGCGCCGGCCGGAGCGTGCGCCGGCAGGCCGTCAGGCGGCTGCGCACGGAGCGGGCGCCGGGCGCATGGACGTGCGTCACGCTGCGCGAGGAGCGTCGCATCGAGGAAGCGCCGGAAGCGTACAAGCCGATCGGACCGGTGATCGACGCGCAGGAACAGGCCGGCCTGATTCGCAGCGCGGTGCGGCTCAAGCCGTGGATCACGTTCAAGGCGTGA
- a CDS encoding NAD-dependent epimerase/dehydratase family protein produces the protein MAAEGHRKERQALVLGATGGIGGEVARQLRDAGWQVRALRRGLADETAQLDGLTWVRGDALDRDAVMRAARGCAVIVHAVNPPGYRRWSEWVLPMIDNTIAAAAAAAGATVVLPGTVYNYGADAFPVLHEDAPQHPSTRKGAIRVELERRLQDAAGRGVRTIVVRAGDFFGPRAGNNWFSQGLVKPGQPLRTVSLPGRRGVGHQWAYLPDVARAMVELIARRETLAPFARFHLAGHWDADGTEMAQAICRVAQRHGVRPALRRFPWWLVRAASPFVLTLRELLEMRYLWREQVRLDNARLTAVLGREPHTPLDVAVEATLLGLGCLR, from the coding sequence ATGGCGGCGGAAGGTCATCGAAAGGAACGGCAGGCGCTGGTGCTCGGCGCGACAGGGGGCATCGGCGGGGAAGTCGCGCGGCAGCTGCGTGACGCGGGCTGGCAGGTGCGGGCGCTGCGGCGCGGGCTGGCGGACGAGACGGCGCAGCTCGACGGGCTGACCTGGGTGCGCGGCGACGCGCTCGACCGCGACGCCGTGATGCGGGCGGCGCGCGGCTGCGCGGTGATCGTGCATGCGGTCAATCCGCCGGGCTATCGCCGCTGGTCCGAATGGGTGCTGCCGATGATCGACAACACGATCGCGGCGGCCGCGGCGGCGGCGGGCGCGACCGTCGTGCTGCCGGGCACGGTCTACAACTACGGCGCCGACGCGTTTCCGGTCCTGCATGAAGATGCGCCGCAGCATCCGTCCACCCGCAAGGGGGCGATCCGGGTCGAACTGGAGCGCCGGCTGCAGGACGCGGCCGGGCGTGGCGTCAGGACGATCGTCGTGCGTGCGGGCGATTTCTTCGGGCCGCGGGCCGGCAACAACTGGTTTTCGCAGGGGCTGGTGAAGCCCGGGCAGCCGCTCAGGACCGTGAGCCTGCCGGGGCGGCGCGGCGTCGGCCATCAATGGGCGTACCTGCCGGACGTCGCCCGCGCGATGGTGGAGCTGATCGCGCGGCGGGAGACGCTGGCGCCGTTCGCGCGCTTCCACCTGGCCGGGCACTGGGACGCGGACGGGACGGAAATGGCGCAGGCGATCTGCCGCGTCGCGCAGCGGCACGGGGTGCGTCCGGCATTGCGGCGTTTCCCGTGGTGGCTCGTGCGCGCGGCGTCGCCGTTCGTGCTGACGCTGCGCGAGCTGCTCGAGATGCGCTACCTGTGGCGCGAACAGGTTCGCCTGGACAACGCGCGGCTGACCGCGGTGCTGGGGCGGGAGCCGCATACGCCGCTCGACGTGGCTGTCGAGGCGACGCTGTTGGGGCTGGGGTGTTTGCGGTGA
- a CDS encoding LysR family transcriptional regulator, whose translation MASDLNWELYRTFLAVLTEGSLSGAARALGITQPTAGRHVAALEAAFGQTLFTRSPSGLLPTEAALALRGHAETLRSAAAAFERAAASHGAGVSGVVRISASDVIGVEVLPPMLTQLRRDHPGLVVELVPTDRIQDVLNREADIAVRMAPPAQDALVARRIGNIGLGLYARDDYLAEHGTPATTAELARHALIGFDAMTPFVRAAARALPIWNRDAFALRTDNNLAQLALIRAGFGIGICQTALAKRDARLVRVLPEQVALTLETWVVMHEDLRASPRCRATFDALVRGLLAYVGDETERHPGDR comes from the coding sequence ATGGCCTCTGATCTCAATTGGGAACTGTATCGAACCTTCCTCGCGGTGCTGACCGAAGGGTCGCTGTCGGGCGCGGCGCGCGCGCTCGGCATCACGCAGCCGACGGCGGGCCGGCACGTCGCCGCGCTCGAAGCGGCGTTCGGCCAGACCTTGTTCACCCGCTCGCCGTCCGGGCTGCTGCCGACCGAGGCCGCGCTGGCGCTGCGCGGCCATGCCGAGACGCTGCGCAGCGCGGCCGCCGCGTTCGAACGCGCGGCGGCGAGTCACGGCGCCGGGGTCAGCGGCGTCGTGCGGATTTCGGCAAGCGACGTGATCGGCGTCGAAGTGTTGCCGCCGATGCTGACGCAGTTGCGGCGCGACCATCCCGGGCTCGTCGTGGAACTGGTGCCGACCGACCGCATCCAGGACGTGCTGAACCGCGAAGCCGACATCGCGGTCCGCATGGCGCCGCCCGCGCAGGATGCGCTCGTCGCGCGGCGCATCGGGAACATCGGCCTGGGGCTGTATGCGCGCGACGACTACCTCGCCGAGCACGGCACGCCGGCGACGACGGCCGAGCTCGCGCGGCACGCATTGATCGGGTTCGACGCAATGACGCCGTTCGTGCGCGCGGCGGCGCGCGCGCTGCCCATCTGGAATCGCGACGCGTTCGCGCTGCGCACGGACAACAACCTGGCCCAACTGGCGCTGATCCGCGCGGGATTTGGAATCGGCATCTGCCAGACGGCGCTCGCGAAACGCGATGCGCGGCTCGTGCGCGTGCTGCCGGAACAGGTCGCGCTGACGCTGGAAACGTGGGTCGTCATGCACGAAGACTTGCGCGCGAGCCCGCGCTGCCGGGCGACGTTCGATGCGCTGGTGCGGGGGTTGCTTGCGTATGTCGGCGACGAGACTGAACGTCACCCCGGAGACCGATAG
- a CDS encoding oxidoreductase-like domain-containing protein yields the protein MPKPASPASAEPSADDPRPTPPQQPELEDCCNSGCSPCIFDLYDDAMERYRVELAEWDARQAKRKRRR from the coding sequence GTGCCCAAGCCTGCTTCTCCGGCGTCTGCGGAGCCGTCCGCCGACGATCCGCGTCCGACCCCGCCTCAGCAACCGGAACTGGAAGACTGCTGCAACAGCGGCTGCTCGCCGTGCATCTTCGATCTGTACGACGATGCGATGGAGCGCTATCGCGTCGAGCTGGCCGAATGGGACGCGCGACAGGCGAAACGCAAGCGGCGCCGGTGA
- the creD gene encoding cell envelope integrity protein CreD, whose product MNRVLLFKSLITASLVLLILIPLQLVSSIVRERASYREDALKSIWSSFAGPQTVTGPILVVPYKEITRVRTDAAPGQPASERLQTEEKRLLVFPKTLNVKGGLATSVRYRGIHKALVYDLQSRWEGTLALPDLKQLGQSAGHVSFAIGNPYLAVGISDIRGLMAQPVLVLGGKRLSMAQGAQLASLRQGVHADVDLGAFPAASTVASAENVVPFSIELPLSGAQSVAFAPIADQNDFSLKSAWPHPSFDGALLPRTRTVDAGGFTSAWSLTSFNTKVREQIAAGSGDEVLEAASVSLIEPVNVYLEAERATKYGALFVMLTFASFFMFELVKRLRIHPIQYLLVGLSLALFFLLLLSLSEHIAFCYAYLAASGACIGLLGFYLSFVLDSAKRGAAFAGLLATLYAALYGLLLSEDNALMLGSLLLFAILAGIMTLTRRIDWYSVGAAWQPLADKPDTGAAKPDAPAR is encoded by the coding sequence ATGAATCGAGTCCTGTTGTTCAAGTCCCTGATCACTGCATCCCTCGTGCTGCTCATCCTGATTCCGCTGCAACTGGTGAGCAGCATCGTGCGGGAGCGCGCGTCGTACCGCGAAGACGCGTTGAAAAGCATCTGGTCCAGCTTTGCGGGGCCGCAGACGGTGACCGGGCCGATCCTGGTCGTGCCGTACAAGGAAATCACCCGCGTGCGGACCGACGCGGCGCCCGGCCAGCCGGCGAGCGAGCGCCTGCAGACCGAAGAGAAACGCCTGCTGGTGTTCCCGAAGACCCTGAACGTCAAGGGCGGTCTTGCGACCAGCGTCCGCTATCGCGGCATTCACAAGGCGCTGGTGTACGACCTGCAGAGCCGCTGGGAGGGCACGCTCGCGTTGCCGGACCTGAAGCAGCTGGGGCAGTCGGCCGGCCACGTGAGCTTCGCGATCGGCAATCCGTACCTCGCGGTCGGCATCAGCGACATTCGCGGCCTGATGGCGCAGCCGGTGCTGGTGCTCGGCGGCAAGCGCCTGTCGATGGCGCAGGGTGCGCAGCTCGCGAGCCTGCGTCAGGGCGTGCATGCGGACGTCGACCTCGGGGCGTTCCCCGCCGCGTCCACCGTCGCATCCGCCGAAAACGTCGTACCGTTCAGCATCGAGCTGCCGCTGTCGGGGGCCCAATCCGTCGCGTTCGCGCCGATCGCCGACCAGAACGATTTCTCGCTGAAATCCGCGTGGCCGCATCCGAGTTTCGATGGCGCGCTCCTGCCGCGCACCCGCACCGTCGATGCCGGCGGCTTCACGAGCGCGTGGAGCCTGACGTCCTTCAACACGAAGGTGCGCGAGCAGATCGCGGCGGGCAGCGGGGACGAGGTGCTCGAAGCCGCATCGGTCTCGCTGATCGAGCCGGTCAACGTCTATCTCGAAGCCGAGCGCGCGACGAAGTACGGGGCGCTGTTCGTGATGCTCACCTTCGCGAGCTTCTTCATGTTCGAGCTCGTGAAGCGGCTGCGCATTCACCCGATCCAGTACCTGCTGGTGGGCCTGTCGCTCGCGCTGTTCTTCCTGCTGCTGCTGAGCCTGTCCGAGCACATCGCGTTCTGCTACGCGTATCTCGCGGCGAGCGGCGCGTGCATCGGCCTGCTCGGTTTCTACCTGTCGTTCGTGCTGGACAGCGCGAAGCGCGGGGCCGCGTTTGCGGGGCTGCTGGCGACGCTGTACGCGGCGCTCTATGGGCTGCTGCTGTCGGAAGACAATGCGCTGATGCTCGGTTCGCTGCTGCTGTTCGCGATCCTCGCCGGCATCATGACGCTCACCCGGCGTATCGACTGGTATTCGGTCGGCGCGGCGTGGCAGCCGCTGGCCGACAAGCCGGATACGGGGGCGGCGAAGCCGGACGCGCCGGCGCGGTGA
- the creC gene encoding two-component system sensor histidine kinase CreC, with protein MHIGLRIFFGFFLIVGLAALITLRVFVQEVKPGVREAMEDTLVDTAQVLATLAADDMASGHIGDGAFARQLEKLHASPVRADVWGMRKDTISYRIYVTDAHGIVRYDSAGEALGQDYSRWNDVYRTLRGEYGARSTRVDPNDEGSTVMHVAAPIRKGNAIIGVLTIAKPNQAVAPFIARSQRKIMLYGALLMGGAILIGVACTWWLVLGLRRLQRYARTIASGERAVMPLQGANELAELGRAVESMHQRLEDRQYVENYIHTLTHEMKSPLAAISGAAELLQEEMPVAHRRRFTDNIRHQAGRLEHMIRKLLALAEVEQKQRLSVHETVALTPLLEQLLEDAEPRARQRGVTLQLERPAARGDAAVVAGDAFLLRQALGNLLENALDFAPRGSVVKVAVERQAAGRTHVTAIRVTDDGPGIPDYAMARVFERFYSLPRPDGRDRSTGLGLCFVREVAMLHHGGIALANREEGGACATLTLPSAG; from the coding sequence ATGCATATCGGACTGCGGATCTTTTTCGGCTTCTTCCTGATCGTCGGCCTCGCGGCGCTGATCACGCTGCGGGTGTTCGTCCAGGAAGTCAAACCGGGCGTGCGCGAAGCGATGGAGGACACGCTGGTCGACACGGCCCAGGTGCTCGCCACGCTCGCCGCCGACGACATGGCGAGCGGCCACATCGGCGACGGCGCCTTTGCCCGGCAGCTCGAAAAGCTGCATGCGAGCCCGGTGCGCGCGGATGTCTGGGGCATGCGCAAGGACACGATCAGCTACCGCATCTACGTCACCGACGCGCACGGGATCGTGCGTTACGACTCGGCGGGCGAGGCGCTCGGCCAGGACTATTCGCGCTGGAACGACGTCTACCGGACGCTGCGCGGCGAGTACGGCGCGCGCAGCACGCGCGTGGACCCGAACGACGAAGGCAGCACCGTGATGCACGTCGCCGCGCCGATCCGCAAGGGCAACGCGATCATCGGCGTGCTGACCATCGCGAAGCCGAACCAGGCCGTCGCGCCGTTCATCGCGCGCAGCCAGCGCAAGATCATGCTGTACGGGGCGCTGCTGATGGGCGGCGCGATCCTGATCGGCGTCGCGTGCACGTGGTGGCTGGTGCTCGGCCTGCGCCGGCTGCAGCGCTATGCGCGCACGATCGCGTCGGGCGAGCGCGCGGTCATGCCGCTGCAGGGCGCCAACGAGCTCGCGGAACTCGGGCGCGCGGTGGAGAGCATGCACCAGCGCCTCGAGGACCGGCAGTACGTCGAGAACTACATCCACACGCTCACGCACGAGATGAAGAGCCCGCTCGCGGCCATCAGCGGCGCGGCCGAGCTGCTGCAGGAAGAGATGCCCGTCGCGCACCGCCGGCGCTTCACGGACAACATCCGTCACCAGGCCGGCCGTCTCGAGCACATGATCCGCAAGCTGCTGGCGCTGGCCGAGGTCGAGCAGAAGCAGCGCCTGTCGGTGCACGAAACGGTCGCGTTGACGCCGCTGCTCGAACAGCTGCTGGAGGATGCCGAGCCGCGCGCGCGGCAGCGCGGGGTGACGCTGCAACTGGAGCGGCCGGCGGCGCGCGGGGACGCCGCGGTCGTGGCAGGCGATGCATTCCTGCTGCGCCAGGCGCTCGGCAACCTGCTGGAGAACGCGCTGGATTTCGCGCCGCGCGGCAGCGTCGTCAAGGTCGCGGTGGAGCGGCAGGCGGCGGGCAGGACGCACGTCACCGCGATCCGCGTGACGGACGACGGCCCGGGCATTCCCGACTACGCGATGGCTCGGGTGTTCGAGCGGTTCTATTCGCTGCCGCGGCCGGACGGCCGCGATCGCAGCACGGGCCTTGGCCTGTGCTTCGTGCGCGAGGTCGCGATGCTGCACCACGGCGGCATCGCGCTCGCCAATCGCGAGGAGGGCGGTGCCTGCGCGACGCTGACGCTGCCGTCGGCGGGCTGA
- the creB gene encoding two-component system response regulator CreB: protein MTQPNILVVEDEMAIADTIVYALGTDGMQTVHCTLGHAALERLREARFDLVVLDVGLPDISGFEVCRTLRTFTDVPVIFLTARHDEIDRIVGLEIGADDYVVKPFSPRELAARVRVILRRLSRPAVPPPAQGPSAPDVAPGFALDVDGARLAWLGQTLNLTRYEFGLLALLVRHPGRIYSRDQLMDLVWRDAIDTTDRTVDTHIKTLRAKLRAIDPARDPIRTHRGMGYSLQP from the coding sequence ATGACTCAACCCAATATCCTGGTGGTCGAAGACGAAATGGCCATCGCGGACACGATCGTCTACGCGCTCGGCACGGACGGCATGCAGACCGTGCACTGCACGCTCGGGCATGCCGCGCTCGAACGCCTGCGCGAAGCGCGCTTCGATCTCGTCGTGCTCGACGTCGGCCTGCCCGACATCAGCGGCTTCGAAGTCTGCCGGACGCTGCGCACGTTCACGGACGTGCCGGTGATCTTCCTCACCGCCAGGCACGACGAGATCGACCGGATCGTCGGACTGGAAATCGGCGCGGACGACTACGTGGTCAAGCCGTTTTCCCCGCGCGAGCTGGCTGCGCGGGTGCGGGTGATCCTGCGCCGGCTCAGCCGGCCGGCCGTGCCGCCGCCCGCGCAGGGGCCGAGCGCGCCGGACGTGGCGCCGGGCTTCGCGCTGGACGTGGACGGCGCGCGGCTTGCGTGGCTCGGCCAGACGCTGAACCTGACGCGCTACGAATTCGGCCTGCTGGCGCTGCTGGTCCGGCACCCCGGGCGCATCTATTCGCGCGACCAGCTGATGGACCTCGTGTGGCGCGACGCGATCGACACGACCGACCGCACGGTCGACACCCACATCAAGACGCTGCGCGCGAAGCTGCGTGCGATCGATCCGGCGCGCGACCCGATCCGCACCCATCGCGGGATGGGCTATTCGCTGCAACCGTAA
- a CDS encoding SDR family NAD(P)-dependent oxidoreductase yields METGINGSVVAITGGFGHLGLATAAWLGARGARIALIGRGAAPAAETLPAGLDGAYRVGGVDLVDEQAAVQALDAVQREFGRLDALLNIAGAFAWETVADGDVATWDRMYALNVKTALNASKAALPHLLQRPSGRIVNIGAGAALKAGPGMGAYAAAKSGVARLTEALAAELRDTGVTVNAIAPSIIDTPQNRKDMPDADFTRWVQPHQIAATIGFLLSADAQAIRGAWIPVTGRVE; encoded by the coding sequence ATGGAAACCGGCATCAACGGATCGGTGGTGGCGATCACCGGCGGCTTCGGTCATCTCGGCCTCGCGACGGCGGCGTGGCTGGGCGCGCGAGGTGCGCGCATCGCGCTGATCGGCCGGGGCGCGGCGCCGGCCGCGGAAACGCTGCCCGCCGGGCTTGACGGCGCGTACCGCGTCGGCGGCGTGGACCTGGTCGACGAGCAGGCCGCCGTGCAGGCGCTCGATGCCGTGCAGCGCGAGTTCGGCCGGCTCGATGCGCTGCTCAACATCGCGGGCGCGTTCGCATGGGAAACGGTGGCCGACGGCGACGTCGCCACCTGGGACCGGATGTATGCGCTCAACGTGAAGACGGCGCTGAACGCGTCGAAGGCGGCGCTGCCGCATCTGCTGCAACGTCCGTCGGGCCGGATCGTCAACATCGGCGCGGGCGCGGCGCTCAAGGCGGGGCCCGGCATGGGCGCGTATGCGGCCGCGAAGTCGGGCGTCGCGCGGCTGACCGAAGCGCTCGCGGCGGAGCTGCGCGACACGGGCGTGACGGTCAACGCGATCGCGCCGAGCATCATCGACACGCCGCAGAACCGCAAGGACATGCCCGATGCGGATTTCACGCGCTGGGTCCAGCCGCACCAGATCGCGGCGACGATCGGGTTCCTGCTGTCCGCGGATGCGCAGGCGATCCGCGGCGCGTGGATTCCGGTGACCGGCCGGGTCGAGTAG
- a CDS encoding dihydrodipicolinate reductase C-terminal domain-containing protein, with product MQVVVVGSGKLATELLRSHNLDTPYQVVSWSDSARADVASIVVHAGSGRELPAVIAFCNATGSPLVELSTGSDLETGSHDFPVVLCPNTNILMLKFMSMLETSGHLFRNCDISLVESHQATKTSVPGTAVGIGRSLGLQPQDIQSVRDPDVQRRELHIPDDELGRHAYHRVRIEDGACSLQLESRVYGASPYADGVSRIVEAVGRHALEKRRYPVMEFVRNGWL from the coding sequence ATGCAAGTCGTCGTCGTTGGTTCAGGCAAGCTGGCAACCGAGCTGCTCCGCTCGCACAACCTGGACACCCCTTATCAGGTCGTATCGTGGTCGGACAGCGCGCGAGCGGACGTCGCGTCGATCGTCGTACACGCGGGGTCCGGCCGGGAACTCCCCGCCGTGATCGCGTTCTGCAACGCGACCGGTTCGCCGCTCGTCGAGCTTTCCACGGGCTCCGATCTCGAAACCGGGTCTCACGATTTCCCGGTCGTGCTCTGTCCGAACACGAATATCCTGATGCTCAAGTTCATGAGCATGCTGGAAACGAGCGGCCATCTGTTTCGCAACTGCGATATCAGCCTCGTCGAATCGCATCAGGCAACGAAGACGTCCGTGCCCGGCACCGCGGTCGGCATCGGCCGATCGCTCGGCTTGCAGCCGCAGGACATCCAGTCGGTGCGGGACCCCGACGTGCAGCGCCGCGAGCTGCACATCCCCGACGACGAACTCGGCCGCCACGCGTATCATCGGGTCCGCATCGAAGACGGCGCCTGCAGCCTGCAGCTCGAATCGCGCGTCTACGGTGCGTCGCCCTACGCGGACGGCGTGTCGCGCATCGTCGAAGCGGTGGGCCGCCACGCGCTCGAAAAGCGCCGCTATCCGGTGATGGAGTTCGTGCGCAACGGCTGGCTGTAG
- a CDS encoding SDR family oxidoreductase, which produces MSAALGSGRLNADFAGRVVLVTGAAQGIGAAIARRFAQAGAAVALADLKQEAAAAQAAAIADAGGTARAYRVDAASRDELNALVAAVERDGGRLDVVVHNAAYFPLTPFARIDEALLERTLSVNLSALFWLAQAALPAFVRAGAGRLLVTSSVTGPRVAYPGLAHYAASKAGVNGFIRAAALELARSNVTVNGVEPGMIRTPAADNLGGASVAAQIARDIPLARMGEPEDVANAMLFLASADASYVTGQTIVVDGGATLPESGAVLA; this is translated from the coding sequence ATGAGCGCCGCGCTCGGCAGCGGCCGGCTGAACGCGGATTTCGCCGGACGGGTCGTGCTGGTCACGGGCGCCGCGCAGGGCATCGGCGCGGCGATCGCGCGGCGCTTCGCGCAGGCCGGCGCGGCCGTGGCGCTCGCTGACCTGAAGCAGGAAGCCGCCGCCGCGCAGGCGGCGGCGATCGCCGACGCGGGCGGAACGGCGCGCGCGTATCGCGTCGATGCGGCGAGCCGCGACGAACTGAACGCGCTCGTCGCGGCGGTCGAGCGGGACGGCGGGCGGCTCGACGTCGTCGTCCATAACGCCGCGTACTTTCCGCTGACGCCGTTCGCACGGATCGACGAAGCGCTGCTCGAGCGGACGCTGTCCGTCAACCTGTCCGCGCTGTTCTGGCTCGCGCAGGCGGCGCTGCCGGCGTTCGTCCGCGCGGGGGCGGGGCGGCTGCTCGTCACGTCGTCGGTCACGGGGCCGCGCGTCGCGTATCCGGGGCTCGCGCATTACGCGGCATCGAAGGCGGGCGTGAACGGCTTCATTCGGGCGGCGGCGCTGGAACTCGCGCGCAGCAACGTGACGGTCAATGGCGTCGAGCCGGGGATGATCCGGACGCCGGCGGCGGACAATCTCGGCGGTGCGTCGGTCGCCGCGCAGATCGCGCGCGACATTCCGCTCGCGAGGATGGGCGAGCCGGAGGATGTCGCGAATGCAATGCTGTTTCTCGCGTCCGCGGATGCGTCGTATGTGACCGGACAGACGATCGTCGTCGACGGCGGCGCGACGTTGCCGGAGAGCGGGGCGGTCCTCGCGTGA